From Molothrus ater isolate BHLD 08-10-18 breed brown headed cowbird chromosome 8, BPBGC_Mater_1.1, whole genome shotgun sequence, a single genomic window includes:
- the PSTK gene encoding L-seryl-tRNA(Sec) kinase isoform X1, with protein MRTAPAEAAGAAALAAEQQQQHRGSGGGGARVGLCLLCGLPAAGKSTLGRALSRRLPQRPGWACALLAYDELIPPEAFRTSPSPSLPGWKQSRRDLLQCLEGLLRALLTGAPLPGPVQPGWPRFLRCCRREGLLPAPRAASRPLVLLLDDNFYYQSMRYEVYQLARKYSLGFCQLFLECPVECCLQRNRHRSDPVSEQTIQLMARKIEVPDPRKNTWEQHSLILSSSDGISEDDEQIMNLLATALENPERPNEEDTEQKEAARAICAASAVHQADQACRRAISEAMQDAKGKNVLPSEMKRLAEELNKLKAEFLEDLRQGKTLKTQYSDPATSVISSFQQEATKLMKCMGGCTL; from the exons ATGCGCACAGCGCCAGCGGAAGCGGCGGGAGCGGCAGCGCTGGCGgcggagcagcagcagcagcaccggggaagcggcggcggcggcgcccgggtggggctgtgcctgctgtgcgGGCTGCCCGCGGCCGGCAAGTCCACCCTGGGCCGCGCCCTGAGCCGCCGCCTGCCGCAGCGGCCGGGCTGGGCCTGCGCGCTGCTCGCCTACGACGAGCTCATCCCGCCCGAGGCCTTCCGCACCAGCCCGTCCCCATCG ctgcccgGCTGGAAGCAGAGCCGCCGCgacctgctgcagtgcctggaggggctccTGCGGGCGCTGCTCACCGGGGCGCCGCTGCCCGGCCCTGTGCAGCCGGGCTGGCCGCGCTTCCTGCGCTGCTGCCGCCGGGAGGGGCTGCTGCCCGCCCCCAGAGCCGCCTCCCGGCCGCTCGTCCTCCTGCTGGATGACAACTTCTATTACCAGAGCATGCGCTACGAGGTGTACCAGCTGGCCCGcaaat ATTCCTTGGGCTTCTGCCAGTTGTTTTTGGAGTGCCCAGTTGaatgctgcctgcagaggaaCCGCCACAGGAGTGATCCTGTGTCTGAGCAGACCATACAATTAATGGCAAGGAAAATAGAGGTGCCAGATCCCAGGAAAAacacctgggagcagcacagcctcatTCTGAGCAGTTCTGATGGCATCTCAGAGGATGA tgAGCAGATCATGAACTTGCTGGCCACTGCTTTGGAAAATCCAGAGAGGCCAAATGaggaggacacagagcagaag GAGGCAGCTCGAGCCATCTGTGCAGCCAGTGCTGTCCATCAGGCTGACCAGGCATGCAGGAGAGCCATCTCTGAGGCCATGCAGGATGCCAAAG GTAAAAACGTTCTCCCAAGTGAGATGAAGAGGCTGGCAGAAGAACTCAACaaactgaaagcagaatttttggAAGACTTGAGGCAAGGAAAGACTTTGAAAACCCAATATTCTGACCCTGCTACAAGTGTTATTTCTTCATTCCAACAGGAGGCAACCAAG
- the PSTK gene encoding L-seryl-tRNA(Sec) kinase isoform X2 — MRTAPAEAAGAAALAAEQQQQHRGSGGGGARVGLCLLCGLPAAGKSTLGRALSRRLPQRPGWACALLAYDELIPPEAFRTSPSPSLPGWKQSRRDLLQCLEGLLRALLTGAPLPGPVQPGWPRFLRCCRREGLLPAPRAASRPLVLLLDDNFYYQSMRYEVYQLARKYSLGFCQLFLECPVECCLQRNRHRSDPVSEQTIQLMARKIEVPDPRKNTWEQHSLILSSSDGISEDDEQIMNLLATALENPERPNEEDTEQKLMKCMGGCTL; from the exons ATGCGCACAGCGCCAGCGGAAGCGGCGGGAGCGGCAGCGCTGGCGgcggagcagcagcagcagcaccggggaagcggcggcggcggcgcccgggtggggctgtgcctgctgtgcgGGCTGCCCGCGGCCGGCAAGTCCACCCTGGGCCGCGCCCTGAGCCGCCGCCTGCCGCAGCGGCCGGGCTGGGCCTGCGCGCTGCTCGCCTACGACGAGCTCATCCCGCCCGAGGCCTTCCGCACCAGCCCGTCCCCATCG ctgcccgGCTGGAAGCAGAGCCGCCGCgacctgctgcagtgcctggaggggctccTGCGGGCGCTGCTCACCGGGGCGCCGCTGCCCGGCCCTGTGCAGCCGGGCTGGCCGCGCTTCCTGCGCTGCTGCCGCCGGGAGGGGCTGCTGCCCGCCCCCAGAGCCGCCTCCCGGCCGCTCGTCCTCCTGCTGGATGACAACTTCTATTACCAGAGCATGCGCTACGAGGTGTACCAGCTGGCCCGcaaat ATTCCTTGGGCTTCTGCCAGTTGTTTTTGGAGTGCCCAGTTGaatgctgcctgcagaggaaCCGCCACAGGAGTGATCCTGTGTCTGAGCAGACCATACAATTAATGGCAAGGAAAATAGAGGTGCCAGATCCCAGGAAAAacacctgggagcagcacagcctcatTCTGAGCAGTTCTGATGGCATCTCAGAGGATGA tgAGCAGATCATGAACTTGCTGGCCACTGCTTTGGAAAATCCAGAGAGGCCAAATGaggaggacacagagcagaag
- the PSTK gene encoding L-seryl-tRNA(Sec) kinase isoform X3: MRTAPAEAAGAAALAAEQQQQHRGSGGGGARVGLCLLCGLPAAGKSTLGRALSRRLPQRPGWACALLAYDELIPPEAFRTSPSPSLPGWKQSRRDLLQCLEGLLRALLTGAPLPGPVQPGWPRFLRCCRREGLLPAPRAASRPLVLLLDDNFYYQSMRYEVYQLARKYSLGFCQLFLECPVECCLQRNRHRSDPVSEQTIQLMARKIEVPDPRKNTWEQHSLILSSSDGISEDDEQIMNLLATALENPERPNEEDTEQKVKTFSQVR, from the exons ATGCGCACAGCGCCAGCGGAAGCGGCGGGAGCGGCAGCGCTGGCGgcggagcagcagcagcagcaccggggaagcggcggcggcggcgcccgggtggggctgtgcctgctgtgcgGGCTGCCCGCGGCCGGCAAGTCCACCCTGGGCCGCGCCCTGAGCCGCCGCCTGCCGCAGCGGCCGGGCTGGGCCTGCGCGCTGCTCGCCTACGACGAGCTCATCCCGCCCGAGGCCTTCCGCACCAGCCCGTCCCCATCG ctgcccgGCTGGAAGCAGAGCCGCCGCgacctgctgcagtgcctggaggggctccTGCGGGCGCTGCTCACCGGGGCGCCGCTGCCCGGCCCTGTGCAGCCGGGCTGGCCGCGCTTCCTGCGCTGCTGCCGCCGGGAGGGGCTGCTGCCCGCCCCCAGAGCCGCCTCCCGGCCGCTCGTCCTCCTGCTGGATGACAACTTCTATTACCAGAGCATGCGCTACGAGGTGTACCAGCTGGCCCGcaaat ATTCCTTGGGCTTCTGCCAGTTGTTTTTGGAGTGCCCAGTTGaatgctgcctgcagaggaaCCGCCACAGGAGTGATCCTGTGTCTGAGCAGACCATACAATTAATGGCAAGGAAAATAGAGGTGCCAGATCCCAGGAAAAacacctgggagcagcacagcctcatTCTGAGCAGTTCTGATGGCATCTCAGAGGATGA tgAGCAGATCATGAACTTGCTGGCCACTGCTTTGGAAAATCCAGAGAGGCCAAATGaggaggacacagagcagaag GTAAAAACGTTCTCCCAAGTGAGATGA